One stretch of Akkermansia sp. RCC_12PD DNA includes these proteins:
- a CDS encoding acyltransferase, which yields MSTNQPLNAGGGHIAWVDFLRILACFLVVLAHCCDPFVGSFDGSFDFKSGVFIGSLVRPCVPLFAMISGVLLFPVTMEMGAFYSRRLKRILIPLVVWSLALPLFYFLYFAAGVQTASPNIVMDTYTWSATVDKLYTFIFNFNYDTTPLWYVYMLVGLYLFMPIMSAWLTQAKRKDVKIFLGIWIFSMVLPYVQMLAPTLGYEGNYGNMGILGICDWNPYGMFYNFAGFMGYMVLAHYLMKYPLDWNWKKTLSITLPLFLAGFAITFFGFLETQKHFPGQYSKLEILWYFSGINVFMMTFAIFAIVSKLRIKTSPALSRIAALTFGVYLCHFFFVQCAYDAIDFLGWTGLPACVKIPLMACLASAVSLFLVWLLNLNRWTRKSIM from the coding sequence ATGAGTACCAACCAACCATTGAATGCCGGAGGCGGTCACATCGCCTGGGTAGATTTTCTGCGCATCCTGGCCTGCTTCCTCGTCGTGCTGGCCCATTGCTGCGATCCTTTCGTAGGGAGCTTTGACGGCAGTTTTGACTTTAAGTCGGGCGTCTTCATCGGCAGCCTCGTACGGCCCTGTGTTCCTTTGTTTGCGATGATTTCCGGCGTCCTGCTTTTTCCCGTGACGATGGAAATGGGAGCTTTCTATTCACGCCGGCTCAAGAGGATTCTGATTCCGCTGGTCGTGTGGTCCCTGGCGCTTCCCCTGTTTTACTTCCTCTACTTTGCCGCAGGTGTGCAGACGGCCAGCCCCAACATCGTGATGGACACTTACACCTGGAGCGCCACGGTCGATAAGCTGTACACCTTTATTTTCAATTTCAATTATGATACCACTCCCCTCTGGTACGTGTACATGCTCGTAGGCCTGTACCTCTTCATGCCCATCATGAGCGCGTGGCTGACCCAGGCCAAAAGGAAGGACGTGAAGATTTTTCTGGGAATCTGGATATTCAGTATGGTCCTGCCGTACGTCCAGATGCTGGCTCCGACGCTGGGGTATGAGGGCAATTACGGCAATATGGGGATTCTGGGCATCTGTGACTGGAACCCGTACGGCATGTTCTACAACTTCGCAGGCTTCATGGGGTACATGGTCCTTGCCCATTATTTGATGAAGTATCCCCTGGACTGGAACTGGAAAAAGACACTGTCCATCACGCTCCCCCTGTTCCTGGCCGGATTTGCCATTACCTTCTTCGGCTTCCTGGAAACGCAGAAGCATTTCCCCGGCCAGTATTCCAAGCTGGAGATTCTGTGGTACTTCTCCGGCATTAACGTGTTCATGATGACCTTTGCCATCTTCGCCATAGTGAGCAAACTCCGGATTAAAACCAGCCCGGCGTTGTCCCGGATAGCCGCCCTGACCTTCGGCGTGTACCTGTGCCACTTCTTCTTTGTGCAGTGCGCCTATGATGCTATTGACTTCCTTGGGTGGACAGGTCTTCCCGCCTGCGTGAAAATTCCGTTGATGGCCTGCCTGGCGTCCGCCGTTTCGCTCTTCCTTGTCTGGCTGCTGAACCTCAACAGGTGGACGCGCAAGAGCATCATGTAA
- a CDS encoding formate--tetrahydrofolate ligase: protein MVIPAFSDCVSKLGVDENDVIPFGRNKAKIPLSVLDKTATPGKLILVSAITPTPSGEGKTTVSIGLAQGLQAIGKKACLALRQPSMGPVFGRKGGATGGGQSSLTPMEEINMHFTGDFHAITSAHNLISAIIDNAMFFHTLNIDERKVTWKRVMDMNDRALRSIIVGLNRQGFPRETGFDITPASEIMACLCLATSYKDMEDRINRIVIGFTADDKPVFAKELGITGSVMALLKDALMPNLVQSVEGVPCFLHGGPFANIAHGCNSVLATKMALHFGDYAVTEAGFAFDLGAEKFLDIKCRQSGLNPAAIVIVATARALKMHGGTALADLKNTDVAALKKGLANLDAHLDAAAHYKRPVVVAVNKFFDDSQEELDAIMEHCAERGIPCAIADIFSRGGEGGKELAQIVVEAADRPSPPFKPLYESALPVEEKLNIIARSIYGADGVELTPAAKKKLAQFEASRLTDLPICMAKTQNSLSDNGRLRGRPTGFTVTVRDFEIANGAGFLVALCGEIMRMPALPVSPNAMHIYLDNKGNVQGL, encoded by the coding sequence ATGGTCATTCCCGCATTCTCCGATTGTGTCAGCAAGCTGGGCGTCGATGAAAACGACGTCATTCCCTTTGGCCGCAACAAGGCCAAGATTCCCTTGAGTGTGCTCGACAAGACCGCCACTCCCGGCAAGCTCATCCTGGTATCCGCCATCACCCCCACCCCCTCCGGAGAAGGAAAAACCACCGTGTCCATCGGTCTGGCACAGGGGCTCCAGGCCATCGGCAAGAAAGCCTGCCTCGCGCTCCGCCAGCCTTCCATGGGACCCGTCTTCGGCCGCAAGGGGGGCGCCACCGGCGGCGGACAAAGCTCCCTGACGCCGATGGAGGAAATCAACATGCACTTTACGGGGGACTTCCACGCCATCACCTCCGCGCACAACCTCATCAGCGCCATCATTGACAACGCCATGTTCTTCCACACACTGAACATCGACGAACGCAAAGTCACTTGGAAACGCGTGATGGACATGAACGACCGGGCCCTGCGCTCCATCATCGTGGGCCTCAACAGGCAGGGATTCCCGCGGGAAACAGGGTTCGATATCACCCCGGCTTCTGAAATCATGGCATGCCTGTGCCTGGCTACGTCCTACAAGGACATGGAGGATCGCATCAACCGCATCGTCATCGGCTTCACGGCGGACGACAAACCCGTTTTCGCCAAGGAACTGGGCATTACCGGCTCCGTCATGGCCCTGCTGAAAGACGCCCTGATGCCGAACCTAGTCCAGAGCGTGGAAGGCGTGCCCTGCTTCCTGCACGGCGGCCCATTCGCCAACATCGCCCACGGCTGCAACTCCGTGCTGGCTACGAAAATGGCTCTCCACTTCGGTGACTATGCCGTGACGGAAGCCGGATTCGCCTTTGACCTGGGTGCGGAAAAATTTTTGGATATCAAATGCCGCCAGTCCGGCCTGAATCCCGCGGCCATCGTCATCGTCGCCACGGCCCGCGCCCTGAAAATGCACGGAGGAACCGCCCTGGCGGATCTGAAAAACACGGACGTGGCCGCCCTGAAAAAGGGCTTGGCAAACCTGGACGCCCATCTGGACGCCGCCGCCCACTACAAGCGCCCCGTGGTCGTGGCCGTCAACAAATTCTTTGATGACTCCCAGGAGGAACTGGACGCCATCATGGAGCACTGCGCGGAACGCGGCATCCCCTGCGCCATTGCGGACATCTTTTCCCGCGGAGGGGAAGGCGGGAAGGAACTGGCTCAAATCGTGGTAGAAGCGGCAGACCGTCCTTCCCCGCCCTTCAAGCCCCTGTATGAATCTGCCCTGCCGGTGGAGGAAAAACTCAATATCATCGCCCGCAGCATTTACGGAGCGGACGGCGTGGAACTGACGCCTGCGGCCAAAAAGAAGCTGGCCCAGTTTGAAGCCAGCCGTCTAACGGACCTCCCCATCTGCATGGCAAAAACCCAGAACTCTCTTTCCGACAACGGCAGGCTGCGCGGCCGCCCCACCGGATTCACCGTCACCGTGCGCGACTTTGAAATCGCCAACGGGGCCGGATTCCTGGTAGCCCTCTGCGGGGAAATCATGCGCATGCCCGCCCTGCCCGTCTCCCCGAACGCCATGCACATCTATCTGGACAACAAAGGCAACGTCCAGGGGCTGTAA
- a CDS encoding MoxR family ATPase, with the protein MDTQEFNEIIAANSSWISALRTEVGKVVIGQQALIDRLILSLLCKGHVLLEGVPGLAKTLSVKALAGTLHAQFARIQFTPDLLPADLLGTMIYNPEERQFTAKKGPIFANLILADEINRAPAKVQSALLEAMQERQVTLGETTYRLPDPFLVLATQNPIDQEGTYQLPEAQLDRFLFKVVVTYPSREEELQVLDLMASSARPPETSPVTTPEQVAASRDLVNQIYIDDAVRGYIVDLVRATRFPETVDVKLRGLIRAGASPRATINLALASRANAFVHHRSFVTPQDIKDLAHDILRHRILLSYEAEAENISTDDVIDHILTKVPVP; encoded by the coding sequence ATGGACACCCAAGAATTCAACGAAATTATCGCCGCGAACTCATCGTGGATTTCTGCTCTCCGAACGGAGGTAGGCAAGGTGGTCATCGGCCAGCAGGCCCTGATTGACAGACTGATCCTGAGTCTTCTCTGCAAGGGGCACGTCCTGCTTGAAGGTGTTCCCGGCCTGGCCAAGACTCTCTCCGTAAAGGCACTCGCGGGCACGCTGCACGCGCAATTCGCCCGCATCCAGTTCACGCCGGACCTTCTGCCCGCCGACCTTCTGGGCACGATGATCTACAACCCGGAAGAACGACAGTTCACGGCCAAAAAAGGGCCTATCTTCGCCAACCTGATCCTGGCGGACGAAATCAACCGCGCCCCCGCCAAGGTGCAATCCGCCCTGCTGGAAGCCATGCAGGAACGCCAGGTAACGCTGGGAGAAACAACCTACCGCCTGCCGGACCCCTTCCTCGTGCTTGCCACGCAGAACCCCATTGACCAGGAAGGAACCTACCAGCTCCCGGAAGCCCAGCTTGACCGCTTCCTCTTCAAGGTAGTGGTCACCTACCCCTCCCGTGAAGAGGAACTCCAGGTGCTGGACCTGATGGCCAGCTCCGCCAGGCCCCCGGAAACCTCCCCGGTCACCACGCCGGAACAGGTGGCCGCCTCCCGTGACCTGGTCAACCAGATTTACATTGACGACGCCGTGCGCGGCTACATCGTGGACTTGGTGCGCGCCACCCGCTTCCCGGAAACGGTGGACGTGAAACTGCGCGGCCTCATCCGCGCCGGCGCCTCCCCCCGCGCCACCATCAACCTTGCCCTGGCTTCCCGCGCCAACGCCTTCGTGCACCACCGCTCCTTCGTCACCCCGCAGGACATCAAGGACCTGGCCCATGACATCCTGCGCCATCGCATCCTGCTCTCTTATGAGGCGGAGGCGGAAAACATCTCCACGGACGACGTCATCGACCACATCCTGACGAAAGTCCCCGTACCGTGA
- a CDS encoding zinc ribbon domain-containing protein, translating to MEQQFCQSCGMPVNDSTFGKEADGSSNEDYCHYCYAEGRFTRDCTMDEMIEHNLEYLDEFNKDSEKKYTVEEARSGMKQFFPHLKRWKQ from the coding sequence ATGGAACAACAATTCTGCCAGAGCTGCGGCATGCCCGTAAACGACTCCACCTTCGGAAAAGAAGCGGACGGAAGCAGCAACGAGGACTACTGCCACTACTGCTATGCAGAGGGCCGTTTCACCCGGGACTGCACCATGGATGAAATGATCGAGCACAACCTGGAATACCTTGATGAATTCAACAAGGACTCGGAAAAGAAATATACCGTGGAAGAAGCCCGGTCCGGCATGAAGCAATTCTTCCCGCACCTCAAAAGATGGAAGCAATAA
- a CDS encoding BatD family protein — protein sequence MMKKLIALLPLLFCMTFTAMAEVVTTWLSDAVVPGEQTRLFIILTDGSIARQDPLPRVKGASMHWISQGNYIRWPGSPNQSAFLMAIEITPDEAGTVQIPSLTLKTNNGRTYTTPPQTLTVYPYSAIKWNTLNMNGTTVPYGMLWHVDNQKPYVHQPDRCELKIYAPENILEYTIPTITTSNLAAWRFEPTLVELLRGQPRGSVLYRGVNWNVMTFQSAFFPLRAGEVKASGTVTARAILPEADPLIASFSRMEMLVEMAIPEVKITAQELPEGAPASFTNAVGNFRISASTDARDLSANEPITVKIKVEGSGNIHSINCPSLTDASNWKLYPPNKLDPSQNTRTTQGTVEFQQMLRPIAQTDAIPSFELTFFDPSTQQYKTVTTAPIPLEWKASAITGTAAGTGAPATPPPAGTIPVAEMTDIYGMAPAVIMNTLTSPAHWGWYFLAYIPAVILLGMALIRYIRKVQKESFTARERMRSFKKLASTPRQASSTEFLRAAGNFIESYIPPSKQNEEMKTILQLRDDRAFQPSGTADELPHAERQNILQSIKKTIAKLPLLLLGAILAASLSAMSGHAAETDETGIRAYEQGEYTKAIDYFNKQSENPNLSKSARAYACFGTGNSYYRLNKPGLAALNYRRALELSPYFTEAKSNLQFIERKEGAILPPDTTENQWLTYISHDALVPIAILSGAVMLTFLALLTVSRRHGVLLTILATLSGLVTVAAVMNYIMYPETPESIPPDRLLVVTKKTPARHAADMGSPALMTLPESTPLILRAERGSWYYASTFQNTPVWIPKTDAQPL from the coding sequence ATGATGAAAAAATTGATCGCCCTCCTCCCCCTTCTCTTCTGCATGACCTTTACGGCTATGGCGGAAGTCGTCACCACATGGCTTTCTGACGCCGTCGTGCCGGGCGAACAAACCCGTCTCTTCATCATCCTGACAGACGGCAGCATCGCCCGCCAGGACCCGCTCCCCAGGGTAAAGGGCGCCAGCATGCACTGGATCAGCCAGGGCAACTACATCCGCTGGCCGGGCTCTCCCAACCAGTCCGCCTTCCTGATGGCCATTGAGATTACCCCGGATGAAGCGGGCACCGTGCAAATTCCCTCCCTGACCCTGAAAACGAACAATGGCCGCACTTACACTACGCCCCCCCAGACGCTGACAGTTTACCCGTACAGTGCCATCAAATGGAACACGCTGAACATGAACGGCACTACCGTTCCATATGGTATGCTGTGGCATGTGGACAACCAGAAACCATACGTTCACCAGCCGGACCGCTGCGAACTGAAAATCTACGCTCCGGAAAACATCCTGGAATACACCATCCCTACTATTACTACATCCAACTTGGCGGCATGGCGTTTTGAACCTACTCTGGTGGAACTGCTCCGGGGCCAGCCTCGCGGCTCCGTACTCTACCGGGGCGTCAACTGGAATGTCATGACCTTTCAGAGCGCCTTCTTCCCGCTGCGCGCCGGAGAAGTAAAGGCATCCGGCACAGTCACGGCCCGCGCCATCCTACCGGAAGCGGACCCGCTCATCGCCAGTTTCAGCCGCATGGAAATGCTGGTGGAAATGGCCATACCGGAAGTGAAAATCACCGCGCAGGAATTGCCTGAAGGCGCCCCCGCCTCCTTCACCAATGCCGTAGGCAACTTCCGCATCTCCGCCAGTACGGACGCAAGAGATCTCAGCGCCAACGAACCCATCACCGTTAAAATCAAAGTGGAAGGCTCAGGCAACATCCACAGTATCAACTGTCCTTCGCTGACGGATGCCTCCAACTGGAAACTCTACCCTCCCAACAAGCTGGATCCCAGCCAGAACACGCGCACTACACAGGGAACCGTGGAATTCCAGCAAATGCTGCGCCCCATCGCCCAGACGGACGCCATCCCGTCCTTCGAACTCACCTTCTTTGACCCCAGCACGCAGCAATACAAAACCGTAACCACCGCCCCCATTCCGCTGGAATGGAAAGCCTCTGCCATCACGGGAACCGCCGCCGGAACGGGAGCGCCCGCTACGCCTCCGCCGGCAGGAACCATTCCGGTGGCGGAAATGACGGACATTTATGGCATGGCGCCCGCCGTCATCATGAACACCCTCACTTCCCCGGCCCACTGGGGATGGTACTTCCTGGCGTACATCCCCGCCGTAATCTTGCTCGGCATGGCCCTGATCCGCTACATCCGGAAAGTGCAGAAGGAAAGCTTCACGGCCAGGGAACGCATGCGCTCCTTCAAAAAGCTTGCCTCCACCCCGCGCCAGGCAAGCTCCACGGAATTTCTGCGCGCCGCCGGTAACTTCATAGAAAGCTACATCCCGCCGTCCAAACAAAATGAAGAAATGAAAACGATCCTTCAACTCCGGGACGACAGAGCCTTCCAACCTTCCGGCACCGCGGACGAACTGCCCCATGCGGAACGCCAGAACATACTGCAATCCATAAAAAAAACCATCGCCAAGCTTCCCCTGCTGCTGCTCGGCGCCATTCTGGCCGCCTCCCTCTCCGCAATGTCCGGACATGCCGCTGAAACGGATGAAACAGGCATCCGGGCCTATGAACAGGGCGAATACACAAAAGCCATTGACTACTTCAATAAACAAAGCGAAAATCCGAACCTCTCCAAATCGGCCCGCGCCTACGCCTGCTTTGGCACCGGTAACTCCTACTACCGCCTCAACAAACCCGGCCTGGCCGCACTCAACTACCGCCGCGCCCTGGAGCTCTCCCCGTACTTCACGGAAGCGAAAAGCAACCTCCAATTCATCGAACGCAAAGAAGGGGCCATCCTTCCTCCGGATACCACGGAAAACCAGTGGCTCACCTACATCAGCCATGATGCGCTGGTACCCATAGCCATCCTCTCCGGAGCCGTCATGCTCACCTTCCTGGCCCTCCTTACTGTCTCCCGCAGGCACGGCGTCCTGCTAACCATCCTGGCCACCCTCAGCGGTCTGGTTACCGTAGCCGCCGTCATGAACTACATCATGTACCCGGAAACGCCGGAATCCATCCCGCCGGACCGCCTCCTCGTAGTCACGAAAAAAACACCCGCCCGCCATGCCGCGGACATGGGCAGTCCCGCCCTCATGACCCTCCCGGAATCCACGCCGCTCATCCTGCGAGCGGAACGCGGCTCCTGGTACTACGCCAGCACCTTCCAGAACACTCCCGTCTGGATCCCCAAGACGGACGCCCAGCCGCTATAG
- a CDS encoding VWA domain-containing protein, whose amino-acid sequence MMEHFQFAQPEWLYVLPFILCLLILRRRRGAEGSITYPTVRFIAPLARTPHSLAGKIGAVCFVLAAAAIAIALARPQKVEDKSFRTVNGIDIMIAFDLSYSMDTPDMVLNRMPINRLVAAKHVITQFVDSRPDDRIGIVGFAGKTKSFCPLTLDHALVNEIIHNFHLRMIQADGTAIGSAIAAAATRLDDRKDTKSKIIILVTDGASNSGQISPLVAAENAAKLGIKIYTIAVGTENGTLANGMVVQSEFDEPTLRKIAQITGGEHFRAQNMASFNKAFTSIGKLEKSEAKVHTVRHIEEYFMYFLIAGGALTLLGLSLQVLKPTPAP is encoded by the coding sequence ATGATGGAACACTTCCAATTCGCACAACCTGAATGGCTCTACGTCCTTCCCTTCATCTTGTGCCTCCTGATCCTCCGCCGCAGGCGCGGCGCGGAAGGTTCCATCACCTACCCCACAGTGCGCTTCATCGCGCCCCTGGCCCGCACTCCCCATTCCCTGGCCGGGAAAATCGGGGCCGTCTGCTTCGTGCTGGCCGCCGCCGCCATCGCCATCGCGCTGGCGCGCCCGCAAAAAGTGGAAGACAAAAGCTTCCGCACCGTCAACGGGATTGACATCATGATCGCCTTTGACCTCTCCTACTCCATGGACACGCCGGACATGGTGCTCAACCGCATGCCCATCAACCGCCTGGTGGCCGCCAAGCACGTCATCACCCAATTCGTGGACAGCAGGCCGGACGACCGCATCGGCATCGTCGGCTTTGCCGGAAAAACCAAATCCTTCTGCCCCCTGACGCTGGATCACGCCCTGGTCAATGAAATCATCCACAACTTCCACCTCCGCATGATCCAGGCGGACGGCACGGCCATCGGCTCCGCCATTGCGGCAGCGGCCACACGCCTGGATGACCGGAAGGACACCAAATCCAAAATCATCATCCTGGTCACGGACGGTGCCTCCAACTCCGGCCAGATATCCCCGCTGGTGGCGGCGGAAAACGCGGCCAAGCTGGGCATCAAAATCTATACCATTGCCGTAGGCACGGAAAATGGCACCCTGGCCAACGGCATGGTGGTGCAAAGCGAATTCGACGAACCCACGCTTCGGAAAATAGCCCAGATCACGGGCGGCGAACACTTCCGGGCCCAGAACATGGCCTCCTTCAACAAGGCGTTCACCTCCATCGGAAAACTGGAAAAAAGCGAGGCCAAGGTGCATACCGTCCGCCATATTGAAGAATACTTCATGTACTTCCTCATTGCAGGCGGCGCGCTGACGCTCCTGGGGCTGTCCCTGCAAGTGCTCAAACCCACCCCGGCCCCGTAA
- a CDS encoding DUF58 domain-containing protein: protein MDKASDILKRVRRIELRAKHLATENFAGQYQSGFRGQGLDFDDFREYMPGDDPRFIDWKVTARMRSPYVRRFREEREQAVILAVDVSGSMHYASSASPRASKLDYAAEIAAVLAFSAAQSGDKCGLLIYGGRQSRYIPPAKGMKQTLRIVREIVASENDGADQSISEVAQQLVLSQKKAAMVIMISDFWGEHNKAALGQLNFKHDFIPIRIADPMELHLPDAGRVILKDPETGRNMFLNLSRQDVRDAHANSVHLHREKWTQDFRRLGIDFLDLRTTDNFMPPLQGLFARRSRKFSR, encoded by the coding sequence ATGGATAAAGCCTCAGACATTCTCAAGCGCGTACGCCGCATTGAACTGCGTGCAAAACACCTGGCCACGGAAAACTTCGCCGGACAGTACCAGTCCGGCTTCCGCGGCCAGGGACTGGACTTTGACGACTTCCGGGAATACATGCCGGGGGACGATCCCCGTTTCATCGACTGGAAGGTAACGGCCAGAATGAGGTCTCCGTACGTGCGACGCTTCCGGGAAGAACGGGAGCAGGCCGTCATTCTGGCCGTGGATGTCAGCGGCTCCATGCACTACGCCTCCTCCGCCTCCCCCCGCGCCTCCAAACTGGACTACGCGGCGGAAATCGCGGCGGTGCTCGCCTTCAGCGCGGCCCAGAGCGGGGACAAATGCGGCCTGCTCATCTACGGCGGACGCCAGTCCCGCTACATCCCCCCCGCCAAGGGCATGAAACAGACGCTGCGCATCGTGCGTGAAATCGTGGCCAGCGAAAACGACGGGGCGGACCAAAGCATCTCCGAGGTGGCGCAACAGCTCGTCCTCTCCCAGAAAAAAGCCGCCATGGTCATCATGATCAGCGACTTCTGGGGAGAACACAACAAGGCGGCCCTGGGCCAGCTCAACTTCAAGCACGACTTCATTCCCATCCGCATTGCGGACCCCATGGAACTTCACCTGCCGGACGCCGGGCGCGTCATTCTGAAAGACCCGGAAACGGGCAGAAACATGTTCCTGAACCTCTCCCGTCAGGACGTCCGGGACGCCCATGCCAACTCCGTACACCTGCACCGGGAAAAATGGACGCAGGACTTCCGCCGCCTGGGCATCGACTTCCTGGACCTCCGGACCACGGACAACTTCATGCCGCCGCTTCAGGGCCTCTTTGCCCGGAGGTCCCGTAAATTCTCCCGCTAA
- a CDS encoding VWA domain-containing protein, translating into MTFLYPNVLYALILPALLAAAAWWLWRRRSRKWEVLVSPDYRHELVHAPASWHRVLPVIFSVLAAVFCILSIARPIDGYTEVKEVPKSRNILIAIDCSRSMLSKDASPSRLGRAKTAAYDLLDALPGDNFGIIIFSGESVLLMPLTHDHNALKETIEQLQFGWVSQGGTNLEKVVRLALQTFKRDKEADSKNALVILSDGEDTVNVTYKTAEAARQSKLIIVTAGIGTTIGTTIPDENSPSGLYRDRRGQHVVSRLNPDSLQYLANQTDGQYVQLSDGAALNRFVKDIAERLDVTEGKEETRRIPNDRYIIFAVPALICLILTLIAGTRWRSFRRSSRRGMALLAGTVLLCTGLLGTEARADTAMLDNVTDLIRTGKTEEAVKAIDGMIALPDLPEETRQALEFAKGCLEQKAGNPKEAAEAFSQALLSPNRSLQSDSHFNLGNMEAAKAKTSMTFSRSEEKQTPPQPASIDDQIKEIDARLAKIPEAKQHIKEAVKRFDDALSAHRSHEGAAANKEEMLRYDKELDEYRKQLEELKKKLEEEKKKQQQQQNKDQQNKDQQNKDQQNKDQQNKDQQNKDQQNKDQQNKDQQNKDQQNKDQQNKDQQNKDQQNKDQQNKDQQNKDQQNKDQQNKDQQNKDQQNKDQQNKDQQNKDQQNKDQQNKDQQNKDQQNKDQQNKDQQNKDQQNKDQQNKDQQNKDQQNKDQQNKDQQNTPGSQDKNKQDEMKNTPLPSSPEKDKLPEAPASSTSQPQPTGEDGKPVPVAAQKESKEAKERREARAILMERRDIEPGCPVPQRSPDYPPDKDY; encoded by the coding sequence ATGACATTCCTCTATCCCAACGTTCTGTATGCGCTCATCCTCCCCGCCCTGCTGGCAGCGGCGGCATGGTGGCTGTGGCGCCGCCGCTCCAGAAAATGGGAAGTGCTGGTCTCCCCGGACTACAGGCATGAACTGGTCCACGCTCCGGCCTCCTGGCACCGGGTGCTCCCCGTCATCTTCTCCGTGCTGGCGGCCGTCTTCTGCATCCTGTCCATCGCACGCCCCATCGACGGCTACACGGAAGTAAAGGAAGTGCCCAAATCACGCAACATCCTCATCGCCATAGACTGCTCCCGCTCCATGCTCAGCAAGGACGCCTCCCCGTCCCGCCTGGGCCGGGCGAAAACCGCCGCCTACGACCTGCTGGACGCCCTGCCGGGGGACAACTTCGGAATCATCATCTTCTCCGGGGAATCCGTCCTGCTCATGCCGCTGACCCACGACCATAACGCGCTGAAGGAAACCATTGAACAACTCCAGTTCGGATGGGTCTCCCAGGGGGGCACCAACCTGGAAAAAGTCGTGCGCCTGGCCCTGCAAACCTTCAAGCGCGACAAGGAGGCGGACTCCAAAAACGCCCTGGTCATCCTGAGCGACGGGGAAGACACGGTCAACGTCACCTATAAAACCGCGGAAGCCGCCAGGCAAAGCAAGCTCATCATCGTCACGGCCGGCATCGGCACCACCATCGGCACCACCATTCCGGATGAAAACTCTCCCTCCGGGCTATACCGCGACCGCCGCGGGCAGCATGTCGTCTCCCGGCTCAATCCGGACAGCCTGCAATACCTGGCCAACCAGACAGACGGCCAATACGTGCAGCTCTCGGACGGAGCCGCCCTCAACCGCTTCGTCAAAGACATTGCGGAACGGCTGGACGTGACGGAAGGAAAAGAGGAAACGCGCCGCATCCCGAACGACCGCTACATCATCTTTGCCGTTCCCGCCCTCATCTGCCTGATCCTCACCCTCATTGCCGGAACCCGCTGGCGCTCCTTCCGCCGTTCTTCACGCCGCGGCATGGCGCTTCTGGCCGGAACGGTCCTGCTCTGCACCGGCTTGCTGGGCACGGAAGCCCGGGCGGACACTGCCATGCTGGACAACGTCACGGACCTGATCCGCACGGGTAAGACGGAAGAAGCCGTTAAGGCCATAGACGGCATGATCGCCCTGCCGGACCTGCCGGAAGAAACGCGCCAGGCCCTGGAATTCGCCAAAGGCTGCCTGGAGCAAAAGGCCGGTAATCCCAAGGAAGCGGCGGAAGCATTCTCCCAAGCGCTCCTGTCTCCCAACAGAAGCCTTCAGTCGGACTCCCACTTCAACCTCGGCAACATGGAAGCTGCCAAGGCCAAAACGTCCATGACCTTCTCCAGGTCGGAGGAAAAACAGACGCCGCCCCAGCCTGCCTCCATTGACGATCAGATCAAGGAAATCGACGCCCGGCTGGCTAAAATACCGGAGGCCAAACAACACATCAAGGAAGCCGTCAAACGCTTTGACGATGCCCTTTCCGCCCACCGCTCCCATGAAGGAGCTGCCGCCAACAAGGAGGAAATGCTCCGCTACGACAAGGAGCTGGATGAATACCGCAAGCAACTGGAGGAATTGAAAAAGAAGCTGGAAGAAGAAAAGAAAAAACAGCAGCAACAGCAGAACAAGGACCAGCAAAACAAGGATCAGCAAAACAAGGACCAGCAGAACAAGGATCAGCAGAACAAGGATCAGCAAAACAAGGATCAGCAGAACAAGGATCAGCAGAACAAGGATCAGCAGAACAAGGATCAGCAGAACAAGGATCAGCAAAACAAGGATCAGCAAAACAAGGATCAGCAAAACAAGGATCAGCAGAACAAGGATCAGCAGAACAAGGACCAGCAGAACAAGGACCAGCAGAACAAGGACCAGCAGAACAAGGATCAGCAAAACAAGGACCAGCAGAACAAGGACCAGCAGAACAAGGATCAGCAAAACAAGGACCAGCAGAACAAGGATCAACAGAACAAGGACCAACAGAACAAGGATCAACAGAACAAGGATCAACAGAACAAGGATCAACAGAACAAGGATCAGCAGAACAAGGATCAACAGAACAAGGATCAACAGAACAAGGATCAACAGAACAAGGATCAGCAGAATACTCCGGGCAGTCAGGACAAGAACAAGCAGGACGAAATGAAAAACACGCCTCTTCCCTCCTCTCCGGAAAAAGACAAGCTACCTGAAGCTCCCGCTTCTTCCACTTCTCAGCCTCAGCCCACTGGGGAAGACGGCAAACCCGTCCCTGTAGCCGCGCAAAAGGAAAGCAAGGAAGCAAAAGAACGGCGGGAAGCCCGGGCCATCCTGATGGAACGACGGGACATTGAACCCGGCTGCCCCGTGCCCCAACGCTCTCCCGACTATCCGCCGGACAAGGACTATTAA